The following proteins are co-located in the Sulfurospirillum deleyianum DSM 6946 genome:
- a CDS encoding 4Fe-4S dicluster domain-containing protein, with amino-acid sequence MAKKYAMVHDNNLCIGCQACNVACRSENQLPESVYRLQVWIKPEEYPNGTLGYEYHRQSCVHCENTPCVNVCPTHASFKNEDGIVLVDVDLCVGCLYCVAACPYQARYVDPVTKAPNKCTFCYESRLSRGEEPACVTVCPTEALVFGDLNDPQSKINTVLSERVTYQQKERLGTKPKMFIVPNHKGGIKS; translated from the coding sequence ATGGCAAAAAAATATGCAATGGTCCACGACAACAATCTCTGCATCGGCTGTCAAGCGTGCAATGTTGCGTGTAGATCCGAAAATCAACTACCAGAATCAGTCTATCGTTTGCAAGTGTGGATTAAGCCTGAAGAGTATCCCAATGGAACACTAGGCTACGAATACCACCGCCAATCGTGTGTGCATTGTGAAAATACACCGTGTGTCAACGTCTGTCCAACCCACGCTTCGTTTAAAAATGAAGATGGCATCGTGCTTGTAGATGTGGACTTGTGCGTGGGATGTTTGTACTGTGTGGCAGCCTGTCCGTATCAAGCACGTTACGTAGACCCAGTAACCAAAGCGCCCAATAAATGTACCTTTTGCTACGAATCACGCTTAAGCAGAGGCGAAGAGCCTGCGTGTGTGACCGTGTGTCCCACAGAAGCGTTGGTATTTGGGGATTTAAATGACCCTCAAAGCAAAATCAACACCGTGCTTTCAGAGCGTGTCACGTACCAACAAAAAGAGAGACTTGGAACAAAGCCAAAAATGTTTATTGTACCAAACCATAAAGGAGGGATCAAATCATGA
- the nrfD gene encoding NrfD/PsrC family molybdoenzyme membrane anchor subunit: MNHIAGSLEQYSTLIWHWPIAVYLFLAGLSAGAAMTSLMVKWIEGNNKAPWDGLIKAGALLAPLTICLGLFLLIFDLTRPLHFWKLLIHYNFSSVMTLGVLGLFIYTPLSFIYAAIKFKPWLFETGPFAGLLKPFKGIIDSIGDNPAWLERTLFLFAVIIGIYTGFLLSAMYSYPLFNTPLLPILFLASGLSSGVAASILFGLLFFKSEVNQKNAKYLLELDLRVVPMELLLLFALFVGMYFQGGDKTLVAIQALTTGVWAYVFWIGVIGIGIATPLLIAVTALRHHAYRVGYILLNSVVVLVGVVFLRLYILYAGQTFVG, from the coding sequence ATGAATCACATCGCAGGCTCATTAGAGCAATACTCAACACTTATATGGCATTGGCCGATTGCGGTTTATCTTTTTTTAGCAGGACTCTCTGCGGGTGCGGCGATGACCTCTTTGATGGTAAAATGGATAGAAGGTAACAACAAAGCGCCATGGGATGGTTTGATTAAAGCAGGTGCGCTTCTAGCGCCACTGACCATTTGTTTGGGTCTGTTTTTATTGATTTTTGACTTAACAAGACCGCTTCATTTTTGGAAATTGTTGATTCATTATAACTTTAGCTCGGTGATGACACTGGGTGTTTTAGGCCTTTTTATCTATACGCCACTGAGTTTCATTTACGCAGCGATTAAGTTTAAACCGTGGTTGTTTGAAACGGGTCCTTTTGCAGGACTTTTAAAACCGTTTAAAGGCATCATTGACAGTATTGGCGACAATCCAGCATGGTTAGAGCGAACCCTTTTCTTGTTTGCGGTTATCATCGGTATCTATACAGGCTTTTTACTCTCAGCCATGTACAGTTATCCGCTCTTTAACACACCGTTGTTGCCGATTCTTTTTCTCGCTTCTGGGCTTTCATCAGGCGTTGCGGCTTCGATTTTGTTTGGACTTCTCTTTTTCAAATCAGAGGTCAACCAAAAAAATGCCAAATACCTTTTGGAGCTTGACTTAAGAGTGGTACCGATGGAGTTGTTGCTTTTATTTGCACTCTTTGTGGGTATGTATTTTCAAGGAGGCGATAAAACACTCGTTGCTATCCAAGCTTTAACCACAGGTGTGTGGGCATATGTCTTCTGGATTGGTGTGATTGGGATTGGTATTGCTACGCCTCTTTTAATTGCGGTAACGGCTTTAAGACACCATGCGTACCGTGTAGGTTACATTTTGCTTAATTCCGTAGTCGTACTTGTGGGTGTTGTTTTCTTAAGACTTTACATTCTCTATGCGGGTCAAACCTTCGTAGGCTAA
- a CDS encoding EAL domain-containing protein has translation MKLINHTYQTLEALEVFVKSTFKGDEHLLIQLFCGEVEHHQLSSVISFLKSFFSNSVLIGASTAGEIASGVIYSHSIQISFCHLEKSQAKVYYFEDASFENGKKAAQALLEDDTKVCIAFSHPFGEDDSESFLEGFNMHASHIPLAGGNVADKFLLQKTSIIYENQIVERGIVLVGLRGKSLHVNSAYSLGWTPLGKEFLVTKAHNNALYEIDGVPVKSIYEHYLGSGSVKKFPYNAMEFPFMKMSDGIEVYRSLIAQNTDGSFHYAGHLIVGDTIRFAIGNVEEIMQKALLLQEKMDEKPVEALFVYSCSARQLFLKEHLNYECELLENIAPTAGFFTYGEFFHSKRKNQLFNLATTVLGLSESDFMVNHTVTKTPEVHCSTLKALTHLVNTTQHELDVNVNFLNQYKKILDASCMVSKVSVDKVITYVSEPFCAMAGFSKEEILGQSHRIFRPSDADPSLYDDLWATIRKKEIWKGITKGVNKSGQTHYLQNTIMPILDENGEILEYICAHFDITELVLKERIIEKHFKDELTGFGNREALFYRLNLDHQPKLLVLINLVGFSEINDYLGYDVGDELLKYVGRFLATSFHNCSDVVFRINGDEFAILLCGNDLKNDGIDAFITKSVKELEKKVFTIHGYEVVLRLNVGVAEGRDAKVYMRSHIALKEAKKENKLILFYRDEDEGLKQKTKHNLYTIQKIKYAIENDRIVPFFQGIYDNTLHQITKYEVLMRLQEEDGSYLSPYHFLEQAKKTRLYEKLTKIMIQKVFAYFKDLPFDFSINLTKGDMLSSSVKESLFEHIKNFQCGHRVILEIVESEGIENFHEIIHFIYEAKKLGCRIAIDDFGTGYSNFSYLIKLDIDFLKIDGSLIRDIHINEVNFMMVDTMVSFAHKMGYKVVAEFVDNPEVQAKLESLHVNFSQGYLFSKPMPMIER, from the coding sequence GTGAAATTAATCAACCATACCTATCAAACGCTTGAGGCGTTAGAAGTCTTTGTTAAAAGTACTTTTAAAGGCGATGAGCACTTACTCATTCAACTTTTTTGTGGTGAAGTCGAACACCATCAACTCTCTTCTGTTATCTCCTTTTTAAAATCCTTTTTTTCTAATAGTGTACTCATTGGTGCTAGTACCGCTGGAGAGATAGCTTCTGGAGTGATATATTCGCATTCGATACAAATCAGTTTTTGCCATCTTGAAAAATCTCAAGCGAAAGTTTATTATTTTGAGGATGCCAGTTTTGAAAATGGGAAAAAAGCTGCACAGGCACTTTTAGAGGATGATACCAAAGTATGCATCGCTTTTTCACACCCTTTTGGAGAAGATGATAGTGAATCTTTTTTAGAAGGATTTAATATGCACGCCTCGCATATTCCTTTAGCAGGGGGTAATGTTGCGGATAAATTTTTACTTCAAAAAACGTCTATTATCTATGAAAATCAAATCGTAGAACGGGGTATTGTGTTGGTTGGTTTACGTGGAAAATCTTTACATGTAAATAGTGCGTATTCTTTAGGTTGGACACCTTTAGGTAAAGAGTTTTTAGTAACCAAAGCACACAATAACGCACTCTACGAAATTGATGGTGTGCCTGTAAAGTCAATTTATGAGCACTATTTAGGAAGCGGTAGTGTGAAAAAATTTCCTTACAATGCGATGGAATTTCCATTTATGAAAATGTCTGATGGCATCGAAGTGTATCGTTCTTTAATTGCTCAAAACACAGATGGTTCGTTTCACTATGCAGGGCATCTTATTGTAGGAGATACAATACGTTTTGCCATTGGAAATGTTGAGGAGATTATGCAAAAAGCCTTACTTTTACAAGAAAAAATGGATGAAAAACCAGTAGAAGCACTTTTTGTCTATTCGTGTAGTGCACGACAACTTTTTCTCAAAGAGCATTTAAATTATGAGTGTGAGCTTTTAGAAAATATTGCGCCAACGGCTGGATTTTTTACCTATGGGGAGTTTTTTCACTCCAAGCGTAAAAATCAGCTTTTTAATCTTGCTACTACGGTTTTAGGACTCAGTGAATCTGATTTTATGGTGAATCATACGGTGACTAAAACGCCAGAAGTACACTGTTCAACCCTCAAAGCCCTTACCCATTTAGTCAATACAACTCAGCATGAACTCGATGTTAATGTCAATTTTCTTAATCAGTATAAAAAAATATTAGACGCATCTTGTATGGTCTCTAAGGTGAGTGTTGATAAGGTGATTACCTATGTCAGTGAGCCTTTTTGTGCCATGGCTGGTTTTTCAAAAGAGGAGATTTTAGGGCAAAGCCACCGTATTTTTAGACCCAGTGATGCTGACCCTTCTTTGTATGATGATCTTTGGGCAACAATACGTAAAAAAGAGATATGGAAAGGCATAACCAAAGGGGTTAATAAAAGTGGGCAAACGCATTATTTGCAAAATACGATTATGCCTATTTTGGATGAAAATGGGGAGATTTTAGAGTATATTTGTGCGCATTTTGATATCACAGAGTTGGTGCTTAAAGAGAGAATTATTGAGAAGCATTTTAAGGATGAACTCACAGGCTTTGGAAACAGAGAAGCCCTCTTTTACCGTTTAAATTTAGACCATCAGCCTAAATTGTTGGTTTTGATTAATTTGGTTGGATTTTCAGAGATCAATGACTATTTGGGCTATGATGTGGGTGATGAGCTTTTAAAATATGTAGGGCGTTTTTTAGCGACGAGTTTTCATAATTGCAGTGATGTGGTGTTTCGTATCAATGGTGATGAGTTTGCAATTCTTTTATGCGGTAATGATTTGAAAAATGATGGTATAGATGCATTTATTACTAAAAGTGTCAAAGAGTTAGAGAAAAAAGTTTTCACGATTCACGGATATGAAGTTGTGCTAAGGCTCAATGTGGGTGTGGCTGAGGGCAGGGATGCTAAAGTGTACATGCGTTCGCACATTGCGCTTAAAGAGGCAAAAAAAGAGAATAAGTTGATACTGTTTTACCGTGATGAAGATGAGGGATTAAAACAAAAAACCAAACACAATTTATATACGATTCAAAAGATAAAATATGCCATTGAAAATGACCGTATTGTGCCTTTCTTTCAAGGTATTTATGACAATACACTGCATCAAATCACCAAGTATGAAGTGCTGATGCGTTTGCAAGAAGAGGATGGGAGTTATTTAAGTCCCTATCATTTTTTAGAACAGGCGAAGAAAACAAGGTTGTATGAGAAACTGACCAAGATTATGATTCAAAAGGTGTTTGCCTACTTTAAAGATTTGCCGTTTGATTTTTCAATCAATCTCACCAAAGGCGATATGCTCTCCTCTTCTGTCAAGGAGTCTTTGTTTGAGCATATTAAAAATTTTCAATGTGGGCATCGGGTTATTTTAGAAATTGTTGAATCTGAGGGTATTGAAAATTTTCATGAGATTATCCATTTTATTTATGAGGCGAAAAAGTTGGGATGTCGCATAGCCATTGATGACTTTGGAACGGGTTATTCTAATTTTTCGTATCTTATCAAGCTTGATATTGATTTTTTAAAGATAGATGGCTCGTTGATTCGAGATATTCATATCAATGAAGTGAATTTTATGATGGTTGATACCATGGTCTCGTTTGCGCATAAAATGGGCTACAAGGTGGTGGCTGAATTTGTCGATAATCCGGAGGTTCAAGCTAAGCTTGAATCTTTACATGTAAACTTCTCACAAGGCTATTTGTTTAGTAAACCAATGCCTATGATTGAGCGATAA
- the phsA gene encoding thiosulfate reductase PhsA produces the protein MYNQKRRDFFKIATSTALLPSGLSAQGLLGGEDKSIRSLCEMCSSRCAMEARVKNGRVVSVQGNAYMKEMETSLCARGVAGISQLYDTQRLTQPLIRMGKRGENRWRAVSLEEALSYIANKLSDLKKNYGAKSVIFSSKTGESYDMLRSFAYAFGSPNVFSHWSSCPIAIESAFEHTFAERLERDFENANYIINFGHNLFEGLDIPLTKAMARFASNPSKKLVVLDPRFSVMASKADEWYPIKAGSDLAFVLSLLHVWIRDGKYDKAFVKEYTVGFEKLADSLKELTPQWQESFTSIPARVVERIAHEVYEASPRCILDWGHKATTSPSEYQRSRAIIIANVLMGNVEKRGGIYFVKSAERINALSREKRVPTLNNAYPRVFPNEERLEGAGQKGAYAFTSQEHGVLQAIPEAILSQKPYAIKGWFLTRHNPLITLAHPQKMKEAMEALELIVVNDIYLSETAMMADVVLPEATYLERDEGVRDQSDKVPCYTMRNRVIVPLEGTKSALEMLRALAHTMGIDGHYAWRTIAELRAYQAKGVENVLETLLRRGVVQFGIPELFMREPKDVSIFMERFPKSQLFLDKDGVFGKVLKTLSTPSGKIELFCEAIEAQFSGYGTPQMVDMDVTQGYPYVLMSGKSAIHTNGHTQNVPYLHQLMSDNPIWMHPQTAKAHGLKMGETFYIENGIAKERATAFITEGIRPDTLFAYMGFGREAPALKRANGKGLNPSKLLSLRSAPVCGAMISNVGVKISKV, from the coding sequence ATGTACAATCAAAAACGCAGGGATTTTTTCAAAATTGCCACATCCACAGCACTCCTTCCTAGCGGTTTGAGCGCTCAGGGACTTTTAGGTGGGGAAGATAAATCCATCCGTTCCCTCTGTGAAATGTGCAGTAGCCGTTGTGCGATGGAAGCACGTGTGAAAAATGGCAGAGTGGTTTCAGTGCAGGGCAATGCGTACATGAAAGAGATGGAAACCTCTTTGTGCGCAAGAGGGGTGGCGGGTATTTCTCAACTTTACGATACGCAAAGGCTCACACAACCGCTGATTCGCATGGGAAAACGGGGTGAAAACAGGTGGCGTGCGGTGAGTTTAGAAGAAGCGCTATCGTACATTGCCAATAAACTTAGCGATTTGAAAAAAAACTATGGGGCTAAAAGCGTTATCTTCTCCTCTAAAACAGGAGAGTCGTACGATATGTTACGCTCTTTTGCTTATGCGTTTGGCTCACCCAATGTATTTTCTCACTGGAGTTCGTGTCCGATTGCGATTGAGAGTGCGTTTGAGCATACGTTTGCAGAGCGATTGGAGCGGGATTTTGAAAACGCCAATTATATTATCAATTTTGGGCATAACCTTTTTGAAGGGCTGGATATTCCTTTAACCAAAGCAATGGCACGTTTTGCCTCCAATCCGTCTAAAAAATTGGTGGTGCTTGATCCACGTTTTTCGGTAATGGCATCGAAAGCGGATGAGTGGTATCCCATCAAGGCGGGAAGTGATTTGGCGTTTGTTCTGAGCCTTTTACATGTATGGATTCGTGATGGAAAATACGACAAAGCGTTTGTTAAAGAGTACACGGTAGGATTTGAAAAACTAGCCGATTCACTTAAAGAGCTTACCCCACAATGGCAAGAGTCTTTCACTTCCATCCCTGCACGGGTAGTGGAGAGAATTGCGCATGAAGTGTATGAGGCTTCCCCTCGGTGTATTTTGGACTGGGGGCACAAAGCCACCACGTCTCCTTCGGAGTATCAGCGAAGCAGGGCGATTATTATTGCGAATGTTTTAATGGGAAATGTGGAAAAACGAGGGGGTATCTACTTTGTAAAGAGTGCGGAGCGTATCAATGCCTTATCTAGGGAAAAGCGTGTTCCAACGCTCAACAACGCTTACCCTAGAGTGTTTCCAAACGAAGAGCGTTTAGAAGGAGCTGGACAAAAGGGAGCGTATGCTTTTACATCTCAAGAACACGGCGTGTTGCAAGCCATTCCTGAGGCGATACTGTCGCAAAAACCTTATGCCATTAAAGGATGGTTTTTAACCCGTCACAATCCTCTCATTACCCTTGCGCATCCGCAAAAAATGAAAGAGGCGATGGAAGCTTTGGAATTGATTGTGGTGAATGATATTTATCTGAGTGAAACAGCGATGATGGCAGATGTGGTTTTGCCAGAAGCCACTTATTTGGAGCGGGATGAGGGTGTTCGTGACCAGAGTGATAAGGTGCCGTGTTATACGATGCGAAATCGTGTGATTGTTCCTTTGGAGGGGACAAAAAGTGCTTTAGAGATGCTAAGAGCTTTGGCACATACCATGGGAATAGATGGGCATTATGCGTGGCGTACAATAGCAGAACTTCGTGCCTATCAAGCCAAAGGCGTGGAAAATGTCTTAGAGACACTTTTGCGCAGAGGTGTGGTGCAATTTGGGATTCCTGAGCTTTTTATGCGAGAGCCAAAAGATGTGAGCATTTTTATGGAGCGTTTTCCTAAAAGTCAACTATTTTTAGATAAAGATGGTGTGTTTGGAAAGGTGCTTAAAACCTTATCAACGCCTTCGGGAAAGATAGAGCTTTTCTGCGAAGCCATTGAGGCGCAGTTTAGCGGTTATGGTACACCACAGATGGTGGATATGGATGTGACGCAAGGGTATCCTTATGTGCTGATGAGTGGTAAAAGTGCCATTCATACCAATGGGCATACTCAAAATGTTCCCTATTTGCATCAACTGATGTCTGATAACCCTATTTGGATGCATCCTCAAACAGCCAAAGCACATGGTCTCAAAATGGGAGAGACATTTTATATCGAAAATGGCATTGCTAAAGAGAGGGCAACGGCATTTATCACAGAGGGAATTCGCCCTGATACCCTGTTTGCGTATATGGGCTTTGGAAGAGAGGCTCCTGCTTTAAAACGGGCGAACGGCAAAGGGCTTAATCCCTCAAAACTACTCTCTTTACGCAGTGCGCCTGTGTGTGGAGCGATGATCAGTAATGTGGGTGTGAAGATTTCAAAAGTGTAG
- a CDS encoding 4Fe-4S dicluster domain-containing protein, translating into MGKAYRLIYDENACIGCQACSVACRVEHGVPEDFFRLQVRMELKGTFPNLGMHYERMACVMCENPPCVSVCPTFASFQDAQGLVHIDERVCITCKYCILACPYHARFVNPIKNVVEKCDFCYDTRLSKKLLPACVSICPTEALTFGDMHEAQSEVHCLSMREVLIFPKAHLQTKPKVAFIPNRKGVKS; encoded by the coding sequence ATGGGAAAAGCGTATCGGTTGATTTACGATGAAAATGCCTGTATTGGGTGTCAAGCGTGCAGTGTGGCGTGTCGTGTGGAGCATGGTGTGCCAGAGGATTTTTTTAGGCTTCAAGTACGTATGGAGCTTAAAGGCACTTTTCCAAATCTAGGTATGCACTATGAGCGCATGGCGTGTGTGATGTGTGAAAATCCCCCATGTGTCAGCGTTTGCCCGACCTTTGCCTCGTTTCAAGATGCACAAGGATTGGTGCATATTGATGAGCGAGTGTGTATTACATGTAAATATTGCATTTTAGCCTGTCCTTACCATGCACGTTTTGTCAATCCTATAAAAAATGTGGTTGAAAAGTGTGATTTTTGTTATGACACAAGGCTTTCTAAAAAACTTTTACCTGCGTGTGTGAGTATTTGTCCAACCGAAGCGCTGACATTTGGCGATATGCATGAAGCCCAAAGTGAAGTGCATTGTCTCTCCATGCGTGAGGTTTTGATTTTCCCTAAAGCGCATCTTCAAACAAAACCCAAAGTCGCCTTTATTCCCAATCGAAAAGGGGTCAAATCATGA
- the nrfD gene encoding NrfD/PsrC family molybdoenzyme membrane anchor subunit encodes MTPIWGSVAQYEMIHWSWAIAVYLFLAGLSSGSIMVALLVKWNRHERSNSSIWDAMIKSGAVVAPVAIFLGLLLLVVDLGRPLSFYWLLIRYNITSVMSLGVLFLLLYTPIVVVFMLLVFERTVIKYTFLSPLVALIQTVKELHSYAKVIEYFLFITALCISSYTGFLLSALYAIPLWNSPVLPILFLTSSLSLGIAVNILTGLLFFKSTMNAESIKYLLVLDLRVILTELPLLALLFIGMVYAGEESAQAAKAALSQGFWAGLFWIGVIGAGLGLPLLTVIFALKSHVYRLHYVVINSMVVIAGVLILRYYIVYAGQIYLG; translated from the coding sequence ATGACACCAATTTGGGGCAGTGTGGCACAGTATGAGATGATTCATTGGTCGTGGGCGATTGCAGTCTATCTTTTTCTAGCAGGGCTTAGTTCAGGCTCTATCATGGTCGCTCTTCTTGTAAAATGGAACCGCCATGAACGCAGTAACTCCTCGATTTGGGATGCGATGATTAAATCAGGTGCGGTGGTCGCCCCTGTGGCAATTTTTCTAGGTCTGCTTCTTTTAGTAGTCGATTTGGGGCGTCCTCTTTCTTTTTATTGGCTTTTGATTCGCTACAACATTACCTCGGTGATGAGTTTGGGGGTACTTTTTTTACTGCTTTATACGCCTATTGTGGTGGTGTTTATGCTCTTAGTCTTTGAGCGTACGGTGATTAAATATACCTTTTTATCGCCTTTGGTGGCTTTGATTCAAACGGTGAAAGAGCTACACTCGTATGCAAAAGTGATTGAGTATTTTCTTTTTATTACGGCGTTGTGTATTAGTTCTTATACGGGATTTTTACTCTCTGCTTTGTATGCGATTCCTTTGTGGAATAGCCCTGTTTTACCTATTTTATTTTTGACTTCAAGCCTCTCTTTAGGGATTGCGGTGAACATTTTAACAGGACTTCTTTTTTTTAAAAGTACGATGAATGCCGAGAGCATCAAATACCTTTTGGTGCTGGATTTGCGGGTTATTTTAACGGAGTTGCCACTCTTAGCCCTTTTATTTATTGGGATGGTTTACGCAGGGGAAGAGTCCGCACAAGCGGCAAAAGCAGCGCTTTCACAAGGCTTTTGGGCAGGACTTTTTTGGATAGGGGTGATTGGTGCAGGACTTGGTTTGCCTTTGCTGACTGTTATTTTCGCACTCAAAAGTCATGTATATCGTTTGCATTATGTTGTGATTAACTCGATGGTAGTGATTGCAGGGGTGCTTATTCTTCGCTATTATATTGTCTATGCAGGGCAAATTTATTTAGGATAG
- a CDS encoding response regulator transcription factor, producing the protein MKILLLEDDYNYNESIKEYLELLGYEVDAFFDGESALDAIMQKTYYLFLLDVKVPKLNGHELIKYIKEANITTPIIIITSLVDIDNIAIGYELGCNDYLKKPFELKELELRVKELIKKHYQTSSESEFTLACGYIFNFETGELKKEDKTIVTFTSKEQDLVRFLIRRKNSFCDIEMIRENVWEGKEISYADIRMYIRKIRLKVGDEHFIKSSRGLGYKIDVVL; encoded by the coding sequence ATGAAAATTTTATTGTTAGAAGATGATTATAACTACAACGAAAGTATCAAAGAGTATTTGGAACTTCTAGGCTATGAGGTGGATGCTTTTTTTGATGGCGAGAGTGCGTTGGATGCGATTATGCAAAAGACCTACTATCTCTTTTTACTCGATGTCAAAGTGCCTAAATTAAATGGTCACGAACTGATAAAATACATCAAAGAGGCGAACATTACCACACCCATTATTATCATTACCTCTTTGGTGGATATTGACAATATCGCTATTGGGTATGAGCTTGGGTGTAATGACTATCTTAAAAAGCCTTTTGAGCTTAAAGAGTTAGAACTGCGTGTGAAAGAGTTGATTAAGAAGCATTACCAAACCAGCTCCGAGAGTGAGTTTACACTCGCATGTGGGTATATCTTTAACTTTGAGACAGGAGAGCTTAAAAAAGAGGATAAAACGATTGTGACGTTTACCTCAAAAGAGCAAGATTTGGTGCGTTTTTTGATTCGTCGAAAAAACAGTTTTTGTGATATTGAGATGATTCGTGAAAACGTGTGGGAAGGCAAAGAGATAAGCTATGCAGACATACGAATGTATATTCGAAAAATTAGACTGAAAGTAGGAGATGAGCATTTCATCAAATCATCCAGAGGCTTAGGATACAAAATCGATGTTGTCTTATAA
- a CDS encoding sensor histidine kinase codes for MLSYNPLRLVFVYTLLVMALFCVPSYFAIQSTIMEEKYKATHELVEWIGNHEKTIFATPSFEIPRSVRFHINIYDDRHALLHCDITEPLNDLDFRVRFIYPFLYYQKEVKTPEGLYYLVVQLQLNYAKIIFLTTMLFFSVLFLIYVMSHIFINSSIYPYRKTQQYMNDFFNDSMHELKTPLGVININVELLSHYSAPSKHLQRIKAATKQMQMTYEDVEYYIKNKKVTYNKEVINLSEYLNLRIAFFEDIAISKSIVLVANVSPKMMIYMNKVELQRIIDNTLSNAIKYSFFQGIVEIGLVEKDETQCILTIQDYGQGIKDLYKVFKRFEREDSVQGGFGLGLNIVHNICNKNDIDIEIESYENKGSRFTYIFKRDKKKLLDFVEADEKKGLS; via the coding sequence ATGTTGTCTTATAACCCACTGCGTTTGGTTTTTGTTTATACCCTTCTTGTTATGGCACTTTTTTGTGTGCCCAGTTACTTTGCGATTCAAAGTACCATTATGGAAGAGAAGTATAAAGCTACGCACGAATTGGTTGAATGGATAGGCAACCATGAAAAAACGATTTTTGCAACGCCTTCGTTTGAAATTCCTCGTAGTGTGCGTTTTCATATCAATATTTACGATGACAGGCATGCATTGTTGCATTGTGATATCACTGAGCCTTTGAATGATTTGGATTTTAGGGTGCGGTTTATTTATCCTTTTTTGTACTATCAAAAAGAGGTTAAAACGCCTGAGGGGCTTTACTATTTGGTGGTGCAACTCCAACTGAATTACGCCAAAATCATCTTTTTAACCACAATGCTTTTTTTTAGTGTGCTTTTTTTGATTTACGTGATGAGTCATATTTTTATCAACTCCAGTATCTATCCTTACCGTAAAACGCAACAATACATGAACGATTTTTTTAACGATTCGATGCATGAGCTTAAAACGCCTTTGGGTGTGATTAACATCAATGTTGAACTGCTTTCGCATTACAGTGCTCCTTCCAAGCATCTTCAACGCATTAAAGCAGCCACCAAGCAGATGCAGATGACCTATGAAGATGTGGAGTATTACATTAAAAATAAAAAGGTAACCTATAATAAAGAGGTGATTAATCTCTCCGAATATCTTAATTTGCGTATTGCTTTTTTTGAAGATATTGCGATTTCAAAGTCCATCGTTTTGGTGGCGAATGTAAGTCCTAAAATGATGATTTATATGAATAAAGTAGAGTTGCAACGCATCATTGATAACACACTTTCCAACGCCATAAAATACTCTTTTTTTCAAGGCATAGTGGAAATTGGTTTGGTTGAAAAAGATGAGACGCAGTGTATTTTAACGATTCAAGATTATGGGCAGGGCATTAAGGATTTGTATAAGGTTTTTAAACGCTTTGAGCGGGAAGATTCAGTGCAGGGTGGTTTTGGATTGGGGCTTAATATCGTCCATAATATCTGCAATAAAAACGACATTGACATCGAAATAGAGTCGTATGAAAACAAAGGTTCACGCTTTACTTACATTTTCAAACGGGATAAAAAGAAACTGCTGGATTTTGTTGAAGCAGATGAGAAAAAGGGTCTTTCATGA